Below is a window of Bacillota bacterium DNA.
CCGGGCCGTCTTGCGGCAGATGGTGGCAAGCTGGCGTTCCAGCTCCCGGACGCCCGCCTCCCGGGTGTACTGGCGCACGATGGCCGCGATGGCCCCCGGCGCCACCGTGAGCTGCTTGGCCTCCAGCCCGTGCGCCTGCCGCTGCCGGGGAACCAGGTGTCGCACGGCGATCTGCACCTTCTCGTAATCCGCGTAGCCGGGGATGGTGATGACTTCCATGCGGTCCCGCAGCGGCCGCGGAATGGCCTGCAGCACGTTTCCCGTCGTGATGAACAGCACGTCCGACAGGTCGAACGGCACTTCCAGGTAGTGGTCGGCAAAGGCGTGGTTCTGCTCGGGATCGAGCACCTCCAGCAGGGCCGCCGACGGATCGCCCCGGAAGTCGTAGCTCATCTTGTCGACCTCGTCGAGCAGCATGACCGGGTTGCGGTAATCGGCCTGCCGGATGGCCTGGATGATCTTTCCCGGCATGGCGCCCACGTAGGTGCGGCGGTGCCCGCGGATCTCCGCCTCGTCTCGCACACCGCCCAGGCTGATGCGCACGAAGGTGCGCTCAAGAGCCCGCGCCACCGACTTGGCCAGTGACGTCTTGCCCACGCCTGGCGGCCCCACGAGGCACAGGATCGGCCCCTTCAGCCGGTCCCGGGCGAGCTGCCGGACAGCGAGGAACTCCAGGACCCGTTCCTTGACCTGTTCGAGGCCGTAGTGGTCTTCGTTGAGGATGCGCTCCGCAACGTCCAGGTCGAGCCGATCGGTGGTCTTCTTGTTCCACGGAAGCCCAAGGAGCCAATCCAGGTAGGTGCGCACCACCACGGCCTCAGCCGCCATGGGCGGCATCTTCTCGAGTCGGCTCAGTTCGTGGTCGGCCTTCTCCCGCACCTGGTCCGGGAGGGCAGCCTCCCGGATACGGCGGCGGAACTCCTCCGCTTCCGACTCTCGCTCGCCGTCGTCCTCGCGCTCGCCAAGTTCCCGCTGCAGCGAGCGCATTTGCTGGCGTAGCAACTGTTCCCTCTGGCCTCGGTCGGGGTCGCGCCGGGCACGGCTGGCAAGGCGGTGCTGGGTGGCCAGCACCTCGGCCTCCCGGTGCAGGAGCGCCAGCAGCCTCTCCAGGCGGTCAAGCCTGCCGGCCACTTCCAGCAGCATCTGCTTTTCCTCGAACGGGAGCGGAAGCTGGGCGGCTATCGTGTCACACAGCCGGCCCGGATCGGAAACGGCCGCGATCGTGCTGACGAAGTCCGCAGGGGGTTGCCCGCTCAGGCGGGCGTACTCGTCCAGGGCGGCCAGCACGCTCCGGATCAGGGCCTCCCGCCGCAGCTGCGATCTGCCGGCCGCGACAGGCCGCTCAGACTCCCTCTCCTCGATGGGGGCCGCCTGCACCCGCAGCGCCGGCTCGACACCCACAAACCCCGTGATCCGGGCCCGGAACAGCCCCTCCACCAGGACGCGCGTCTTACCCTCCGGCAACCGCAGCAGCTGCCTGAC
It encodes the following:
- the lon gene encoding endopeptidase La — encoded protein: MAPGDEPLLELPLLALRGMVIFPYMAAPLEVGRPRSVAAVDEAAVRDRPLILLSAQKDPHVLEPTPADIHDVGTVAQVRQLLRLPEGKTRVLVEGLFRARITGFVGVEPALRVQAAPIEERESERPVAAGRSQLRREALIRSVLAALDEYARLSGQPPADFVSTIAAVSDPGRLCDTIAAQLPLPFEEKQMLLEVAGRLDRLERLLALLHREAEVLATQHRLASRARRDPDRGQREQLLRQQMRSLQRELGEREDDGERESEAEEFRRRIREAALPDQVREKADHELSRLEKMPPMAAEAVVVRTYLDWLLGLPWNKKTTDRLDLDVAERILNEDHYGLEQVKERVLEFLAVRQLARDRLKGPILCLVGPPGVGKTSLAKSVARALERTFVRISLGGVRDEAEIRGHRRTYVGAMPGKIIQAIRQADYRNPVMLLDEVDKMSYDFRGDPSAALLEVLDPEQNHAFADHYLEVPFDLSDVLFITTGNVLQAIPRPLRDRMEVITIPGYADYEKVQIAVRHLVPRQRQAHGLEAKQLTVAPGAIAAIVRQYTREAGVRELERQLATICRKTARRVVRDPESRVRVTAGALDRWLGPPRYHDSPTEGEDRVGLALGLAYTEFGGDLLAIEVAVVPGRGKLWLTGKLGDVMRESAQASYSYVRSRASQLGIDPSFYERLDIHVHVPEGAIPKDGPSAGITMAVALVSALSGRPVRRDLAMTGEITLRGRVLAVGGLKEKVLAAHRYGIHHLIVPSDNLRDLEEVPAPVRRQLEIHPVAHMDQVLELALSGPATQSPLAPEALAARSGCAGEPLAPDAGGDGEPGDVGGDEVWPEPA